Proteins encoded in a region of the Diospyros lotus cultivar Yz01 chromosome 9, ASM1463336v1, whole genome shotgun sequence genome:
- the LOC127810401 gene encoding uncharacterized protein LOC127810401 — MAALVPGVLLKLLQHMNTDVKIAGEYRSSLLQVVSIVPALAGGDLFPNQGFYLKVSDSSHATYVSLPDEHDDLILSDKIQLGQFIHVERLEAASPVPILHGVRPVPGRHPCVGTPEDIVATHSLGFLNNNSDSSLGSKPLDKSKSANKLLGNSHLGAKDGNPIQLKLTVRAKEDQSEKNTPVFSRSKSQLSKQALSLVEKKELLTKSKSSSSKSIPSSPTSCYSLPTSFEKFTNGFKQQTKIKGLEKATAKLGLGEKASSARAASPTAKKASAVSSIKNFVQGIDLGPKALRKSWEGSTETKSRESPRLKPTKLESKPESRSTSVPRKSTSERPSSKEDNKVQILAKPPKEENKLQVPTKRVTRNGDVDGIGKSIRQRNSVSKKSSGDVINHGLPGNFVKVSLSNRRTDGSVSWGALPSSLAKLGKEVLKHRDAAQTAAIEAMQEASAAESLLRCLSMYSELRSSAKEDNPQPAVEQFLTIHASLNNACLVADSLSKTIPSGLSRDHEESPTAEALKVTADRHKQAASWVQAALATNLSSFSVFSKRTSSNSFPGSTPAQSLKTLSGVQPILILENSAKSAAATKAQAKPRPSVGSKVVIPGTPRRLIDGPVVNQKLQAPAPAEWIRGDGLDEAVDLAGKLRVESQGWFLGFVERFLDAEVDTSFLSDNGQIAGMLTQLKSVNDWLDEIGSSKDEGEIPNISPDTIERIRKKIYEYLLTHVESAAAALGGGSQSLPTTEIKTRR; from the exons ATGGCTGCTTTAGTCCCTGGTGTTCTGCTAAAGCTTCTGCAGCATATGAATACAGATGTGAAGATTGCTGGTGAGTACAGGTCATCTCTATTGCAAGTAGTTAGCATTGTGCCTGCTCTAGCGGGCGGTGATCTCTTCCCAAACCAAGGATTCTACCTCAAGGTATCAGACTCGTCTCATGCCACCTATGTCTCTCTCCCTGATGAACATGATGATCTAATTCTCAGTGACAAAATCCAATTGGGTCAATTCATACATGTTGAGAGGCTTGAGGCTGCCTCCCCAGTCCCCATTCTTCACGGGGTTAGGCCGGTCCCTGGGCGCCACCCTTGTGTGGGAACCCCTGAAGATATTGTTGCAACCCATTCTTTGGGTTTTCTCAATAACAATTCTGATTCTTCTTTGGGTTCAAAACCCTTGGATAAATCAAAATCGGCTAATAAGTTATTGGGTAATAGTCATCTTGGAGCAAAAGATGGTAATCCAATCCAGCTGAAATTAACTGTTAGGGCTAAGGAGGATCAATCAGAGAAGAATACACCAGTATTTAGTCGATCGAAGTCTCAATTATCAAAACAGGCTTTGAGTTTAGTTGAGAAGAAGGAattattaacaaaatcaaagtcATCAAGTTCAAAGTCCATCCCTTCATCTCCGACAAGTTGTTACTCATTGCCCACTTCGTTTGAGAAGTTTACAAATGGGTTTAAGCAGCAGACAAAGATCAAGGGTTTGGAGAAGGCAACAGCTAAATTAGGGTTGGGGGAAAAAGCCAGTTCAGCTCGTGCCGCAAGTCCAACTGCAAAGAAGGCATCAGCTGTAAGTTCGATCAAGAATTTTGTTCAGGGGATTGATTTAGGGCCTAAGGCTTTAAGAAAGAGTTGGGAAGGAAGCACAGAGACCAAGAGTCGAGAAAGCCCCAGATTGAAGCCCACCAAGCTTGAGTCAAAGCCTGAATCCCGGAGTACTTCT GTTCCTAGAAAATCAACAAGTGAAAGGCCGTCATCTAAAGAGGACAACAAGGTCCAGATATTGGCAAAACCACCCAAAGAGGAAAACAAATTGCAAGTGCCTACAAAAAGGGTCACTAGAAATGGGGATGTGGATGGCATCGGCAAATCAATTAGGCAAAGAAATTCCGTGTCAAAGAAATCATCTGGAGATGTTATTAATCATGGCCTACCTGGAAACTTTGTCAAAGTTTCTCTTAGTAATAGGAGAACAGATGGAAGTGTTTCATGGGGTGCACTTCCATCTTCTCTTGCAAAGCTTGGAAAG GAAGTTTTGAAGCATAGAGATGCTGCACAAACAGCTGCCATTGAAGCAATGCAAGAGGCTTCAGCTGCTGAGAGCTTACTTCGATGTTTAAG TATGTATTCTGAGCTGCGTTCCTCTGCAAAGGAAGATAACCCACAACCTGCAGTGGAGCAATTCTTGACTATACACGCGAGCTTAAACAATGCTTGTCTGGTTGCTGATTCCCTATCTAAAACCATTCCATCAGGTTTGTCTCGGGATCATGAAGAAAGCCCCACAGCCGAAGCACTGAAGGTCACAGCAGACAGACATAAGCAAGCAGCTTCTTGGGTTCAAGCTGCATTAGCAACCAATTTATCGTCTTTTTCAGTATTTAGCAAGCGAACCTCTTCAAACTCGTTCCCGGGTTCAACTCCAGCTCAAAGCCTGAAAACTCTCTCTGGAGTTCAGCCCATATTAATCCTAGAGAACTCTGCTAAGAGTGCTGCTGCAACGAAAGCCCAAGCCAAGCCCCGCCCATCAGTGGGCTCTAAAGTCGTGATTCCAGGAACTCCACGCAGACTGATAGATGGGCCGGTAGTTAATCAGAAGCTACAGGCCCCAGCGCCAGCAGAATGGATCAGAGGAGACGGGCTTGATGAAGCTGTTGACTTGGCTGGGAAGTTGCGAGTGGAATCCCAGGGTTGGTTCTTAGGATTTGTAGAAAGATTCTTGGATGCCGAAGTTGACACGTCATTTCTGTCAGATAATGGTCAGATAGCAGGCATGTTGACACAGTTGAAGAGCGTGAATGACTGGTTAGATGAGATTGGATCGAGCAAGGATGAAGGAGAAATTCCCAATATCTCGCCAGACACCATTGAGAGGATAAGGAAAAAGATCTACGAGTACCTTCTTACACACGTTGAATCTGCTGCGGCTGCACTGGGGGGTGGATCGCAGTCATTGCCTACTACAGAAATCAAAACAAGAAGATGA